A single Lolium perenne isolate Kyuss_39 chromosome 6, Kyuss_2.0, whole genome shotgun sequence DNA region contains:
- the LOC127305959 gene encoding STOREKEEPER protein, with protein sequence MEADGRSASSSPSHPGSTMRSSRPRFLLDDRRPEPSPSPRKSERKRRRRAGPESAAVTARRPRALQDSASPSAAAARRPRAFQEAAALAVLAAGAPRAAPGSRSYGAVQRLWSDADEVALLTGAAAFRARNGHVPRLPDMAALFGYLRGSLSPHIDQDKVYYKLKRLKSKYEHAAPSAAAGKHELRVRDLCGKVWGARVGLSDEDDSPPEEEQARDRERRAVPDAAAMLPVATEVLDAYWKTNGLALSGVSLEKGLSLLATEDARSIETRWRQQLDAEVRSQMRRHDLAKDVYGLLLDAIKGLGP encoded by the coding sequence ATGGAAGCCGACGGCCGGagcgcctcctcctccccctcccatCCCGGCTCGACGATGCGCTCCTCCCGTCCCAGGTTCCTCCTGGACGACCGCCGCCCGGAGCCCAGCCCGAGCCCCCGCAAGAGCGAGCGCAAGCGCAGGCGCCGCGCGGGCCCCGAATCCGCCGCGGTGACCGCGCGCCGGCCGCGCGCGCTCCAGGACTCGGCGTCGCCCTCCGCCGCGGCCGCGCGCAGGCCCCGCGCGTtccaggaggcggcggcgctggcggtGCTGGCCGCGGGCGCGCCCCGCGCGGCCCCGGGCTCCAGATCTTACGGCGCGGTGCAGCGGCTCTGGAGCGACGCGGACGAGGTGGCGCTCCTGACCGGCGCCGCCGCCTTCCGCGCGCGCAACGGGCACGTCCCGCGGCTCCCGGACATGGCCGCGCTCTTCGGCTACCTCAGGGGCTCCCTCTCCCCGCACATCGACCAGGACAAGGTGTACTACAAGCTGAAGCGGCTCAAGAGCAAGTACGAGCACGCGGCGCCGTCCGCGGCCGCGGGCAAGCACGAGCTCCGCGTCCGCGACCTCTGCGGCAAGGTCTGGGGCGCCCGCGTCGGCCTGTCCGACGAGGACGACTCGCCGCCGGAGGAAGAACAGGCCAGGGACAGGGAGCGCCGGGCTGTCCCGGACGCGGCAGCCATGCTCCCGGTGGCGACCGAGGTGCTCGACGCGTACTGGAAGACCAATGGTCTGGCGCTGTCCGGCGTGTCCCTGGAGAAGGGGCTGTCGCTGCTAGCAACAGAAGACGCGAGGTCGATCGAAACCAGGTGGAGGCAGCAGCTTGATGCAGAAGTGCGCTCGCAGATGAGGCGGCACGATCTGGCCAAGGACGTCTATGGCTTGCTCCTCGACGCCATTAAGGGCCTCGGCCCCTAG